From Flavobacterium alkalisoli, the proteins below share one genomic window:
- the ppk1 gene encoding polyphosphate kinase 1: MIHHHTPVNRYIDREKSWLAFNARVLQEAADEKVPLLDRLRFLGIFSNNLDEFFRVRYAAVRRLSLAGQTGEKILGGISAQQLLKDITEIVIEQQSESLRILSVIEQELQQENIYIINETEVSKEQQNFIKDFFIQKVSPELVTIILNDLDEFPLLKDAAGYLAVKLVIPPKEKKITEGEPVNLEPEVRYAVVEMPKTINRFVVLPSNNEKQYIILLDDVIRYNLYSIFNIFNYESISAHMIKITRDAQLEIDSDQSKSLMEKISKGVKERRIGEPVRFVYDQSIEKDTLNFFLTRMGIDATDSIIPGGRYHNRRDYMSFPNLGRYDLLYKQNTPLPIPGLSLEGSILQKIKQKDYLLNAPYQSYSYVIKFLREAALDPKVVSIKITLYRLAKNSQIVSSLINAAKNGKKVTVQIELQARFDEASNISYSEQMQREGINLIFGVKGLKVHSKICVIERIEKGKFKRYGFISTGNFNESTAKIYTDVTLFTCHQQILKDVNKIFDFFDVNYRVHRYKHLFVSPHYTRSKFYKLIDREILNAIAGKEAYIKLKMNSLTDYKMIDKLYEASREGVKVQLIIRGICCLIPGEEDMSENIEAISIVDNYLEHSRVYIFGNSGDPEVFISSADFMTRNLDERVEVTCPIYDADIKQELIDTFEIGWKGNVKARLHSENLENKYRKRPHEKVFRAQLETYNYYRDMLEVIYEQL; the protein is encoded by the coding sequence ATGATCCACCACCACACACCGGTGAACCGGTATATTGATAGGGAAAAAAGCTGGCTTGCATTTAATGCGAGGGTACTGCAGGAAGCTGCAGACGAAAAAGTCCCTTTATTAGACAGGCTTAGATTTTTAGGAATATTTTCAAATAATTTAGACGAATTTTTCAGGGTTCGGTACGCTGCTGTAAGACGTTTGAGTCTTGCAGGGCAAACCGGCGAAAAGATACTTGGAGGTATATCTGCACAGCAACTGCTTAAGGATATTACCGAGATTGTTATTGAACAGCAGTCTGAAAGTTTAAGGATATTAAGTGTTATAGAGCAGGAACTTCAGCAGGAAAACATTTATATCATAAACGAAACAGAAGTATCTAAAGAACAGCAAAACTTTATAAAGGACTTTTTTATACAGAAGGTAAGTCCTGAGCTGGTTACCATTATACTTAATGATCTAGATGAGTTTCCGCTTCTTAAAGATGCGGCAGGATATCTTGCGGTTAAACTTGTAATACCGCCAAAGGAAAAGAAAATTACTGAAGGAGAGCCTGTTAATTTAGAACCCGAAGTACGTTACGCTGTTGTTGAAATGCCTAAAACCATTAACCGTTTTGTGGTATTGCCTTCTAATAACGAAAAACAGTATATCATTCTCTTAGACGATGTAATTCGCTACAACCTGTATAGTATTTTCAATATCTTTAATTATGAAAGCATTTCGGCTCACATGATTAAAATCACCAGAGATGCTCAGCTCGAGATTGATAGTGATCAGAGCAAAAGTCTTATGGAGAAAATATCCAAAGGTGTTAAGGAAAGAAGGATTGGAGAGCCTGTTCGATTTGTATACGATCAATCCATTGAAAAAGATACATTAAACTTTTTCCTTACCAGAATGGGTATCGATGCTACCGATAGTATTATTCCGGGTGGGCGTTACCATAACAGGAGAGATTATATGAGTTTCCCTAACCTTGGCAGGTATGATTTACTGTACAAGCAAAACACTCCTTTACCTATACCTGGGCTTAGCCTGGAAGGAAGTATACTGCAAAAGATTAAACAAAAGGATTATTTGTTAAACGCTCCATATCAATCCTATTCTTATGTTATTAAGTTTTTAAGGGAAGCAGCGTTAGATCCTAAGGTTGTTTCTATTAAGATAACATTATATAGGCTGGCTAAGAATTCGCAGATTGTGAGTTCCCTTATCAATGCTGCTAAAAACGGTAAGAAAGTAACGGTTCAGATAGAACTTCAGGCACGCTTTGATGAGGCGAGTAATATCTCTTATTCTGAACAGATGCAAAGGGAAGGTATCAACCTTATTTTTGGTGTAAAAGGATTAAAAGTACACAGCAAAATATGTGTTATCGAGAGGATTGAAAAAGGTAAATTTAAACGCTACGGATTTATATCTACGGGTAACTTTAACGAGTCTACCGCTAAAATTTATACCGATGTAACTTTGTTTACTTGTCATCAGCAAATATTAAAGGACGTAAACAAAATATTCGACTTTTTTGACGTAAATTACAGGGTACACAGGTACAAACATTTGTTTGTTTCGCCCCATTATACAAGGTCTAAGTTTTATAAACTGATAGACAGGGAAATACTTAATGCTATAGCAGGAAAAGAAGCTTACATTAAACTTAAGATGAACAGTCTTACAGATTATAAAATGATTGATAAGCTGTATGAAGCAAGCAGGGAAGGTGTAAAGGTTCAGCTTATAATAAGAGGTATATGCTGTCTTATTCCGGGAGAGGAAGATATGAGCGAGAATATTGAGGCAATTAGTATTGTTGACAATTATCTTGAACACTCAAGGGTTTATATATTTGGTAATAGTGGCGATCCTGAGGTATTTATATCATCTGCTGATTTTATGACACGTAACTTGGATGAGAGGGTAGAGGTAACGTGTCCTATCTATGATGCCGATATAAAACAGGAGCTTATAGATACTTTTGAAATAGGGTGGAAAGGTAATGTAAAGGCAAGGCTTCATTCAGAAAATCTTGAGAATAAATACAGAAAACGCCCTCATGAAAAAGTATTCAGGGCACAACTTGAAACATATAACTATTATAGGGATATGCTTGAAGTGATTTACGAACAATTATAA
- a CDS encoding SixA phosphatase family protein translates to MKNLILIRHAKSSWDAPLIDKDRPLSKRGINDAHLVANKVSGYLPKTFLVWSSSAQRAKNTAYIFAESLSIPIDNIIFNDDLYTFEVRKLEKIIKSCDNKYDNLILFGHNEAITNFVNIFGNITIDNVPTSGFVSMSFNTDDWNVIEKGTIEQTVFPSELKKYDPPPHTGEPVY, encoded by the coding sequence ATGAAAAACTTGATATTAATCCGTCATGCTAAATCTAGCTGGGATGCCCCTCTAATAGACAAGGACAGGCCGTTATCTAAACGCGGAATTAACGATGCTCATCTGGTAGCTAATAAAGTTTCCGGATATTTACCTAAAACTTTCCTCGTTTGGTCAAGCTCAGCACAAAGGGCTAAAAATACAGCCTACATTTTTGCAGAAAGCCTTTCTATCCCCATAGATAACATAATCTTTAACGACGACCTTTATACTTTTGAGGTAAGAAAGCTTGAGAAAATCATAAAAAGTTGTGATAACAAATATGATAACCTAATTCTTTTTGGACATAACGAGGCGATTACTAATTTTGTTAATATCTTTGGGAACATTACCATAGATAATGTGCCTACTTCGGGATTTGTTTCAATGTCATTTAATACAGATGATTGGAACGTTATCGAAAAAGGTACAATAGAACAAACCGTTTTTCCAAGCGAATTAAAAAAGTATGATCCACCACCACACACCGGTGAACCGGTATATTGA
- the pdxH gene encoding pyridoxamine 5'-phosphate oxidase yields the protein MKDLSNYRRSYEKSELTEQNLPEDPITLFKTWFHEIEEFDGSGEVNAMTVSTIGKDGFPKARVVLLKQFTYEGFIFYTNYNSEKGRAIEANPNVCLSFFWQEMERQVIIKGKAEKVAENLSDGYFESRPAGSRLGAIVSPQSEVIPSRDYLEGKLHDLEKEYAEGEIPRPKHWGGYIVKPVEIEFWQGRPNRLHDRIRYKLQENFNWLTERLAP from the coding sequence ATGAAAGATTTAAGCAACTATAGGCGCTCTTATGAAAAGAGTGAACTAACTGAACAGAATTTACCTGAAGACCCAATCACTCTTTTTAAAACCTGGTTTCATGAGATAGAGGAGTTTGATGGTTCAGGAGAGGTTAATGCCATGACGGTATCTACCATAGGTAAAGATGGTTTTCCTAAAGCAAGAGTAGTGTTACTTAAGCAGTTTACCTACGAGGGTTTTATCTTTTATACTAATTACAATTCGGAAAAGGGAAGGGCGATAGAAGCCAATCCAAATGTTTGTCTGTCCTTTTTCTGGCAGGAAATGGAAAGGCAGGTAATTATTAAGGGTAAGGCAGAAAAAGTAGCTGAAAACCTTTCTGATGGATATTTTGAGAGCCGCCCGGCAGGAAGCAGGCTGGGAGCTATAGTTTCTCCGCAAAGTGAAGTGATACCTTCAAGAGATTATCTGGAAGGAAAACTACATGATCTTGAAAAAGAATACGCTGAAGGAGAAATTCCACGTCCTAAACATTGGGGAGGTTATATTGTTAAGCCTGTTGAAATTGAATTTTGGCAGGGAAGGCCAAACAGGCTACACGACAGGATAAGATATAAACTACAGGAAAATTTTAACTGGTTAACAGAAAGGTTAGCGCCATAA
- a CDS encoding ribonuclease Z, which translates to MNLTILGCYAATPRTLTNPTSQVLEIKNRMFLIDCGEGTQVQLRKNKVRFSKINHVFISHLHGDHVYGLIGLISTFSLLNRKTDLHIHGPKGVKELILIQLKLTASWTSFDLYFHELEGKESQVVYEDDKVIVSTIPLQHRVYTNGYLFKEKPGERKLNLGKVEEYGIETCYYQKIKNGSDITLDDGRVIPNALMTFDPPAPQSYAFCSDTIYKEDIIPIIKDVNVLYHESTFLDSEEHLCEKTMHSTAKQAATIAKQANVKQLVLGHFSTRYDSIEPFKEQAQTVFENVHLADDGKIFEF; encoded by the coding sequence ATGAATCTTACCATATTAGGCTGTTATGCTGCTACTCCCAGAACATTAACTAATCCTACATCACAGGTATTGGAAATTAAAAACAGGATGTTTTTGATTGATTGTGGTGAAGGTACTCAGGTACAGCTCAGAAAAAATAAGGTTCGATTCTCAAAAATCAATCACGTATTTATATCCCATCTTCATGGTGATCACGTTTACGGATTAATAGGATTGATTTCCACCTTTTCGTTACTTAACAGAAAAACAGATCTTCATATTCATGGCCCGAAAGGAGTTAAGGAGCTAATTCTTATTCAATTGAAGTTAACAGCATCGTGGACAAGTTTTGATTTGTACTTTCATGAACTGGAAGGAAAAGAATCTCAGGTTGTTTATGAAGATGATAAGGTGATTGTGAGTACAATTCCGTTACAGCACAGGGTTTATACTAATGGTTATCTTTTTAAGGAAAAACCTGGAGAAAGAAAGCTTAATCTTGGGAAGGTAGAGGAATACGGTATAGAAACCTGTTATTATCAAAAAATAAAGAACGGTAGTGATATTACACTTGATGACGGAAGGGTAATTCCAAATGCGTTGATGACCTTTGATCCGCCTGCTCCTCAGAGCTATGCATTTTGTTCGGACACGATATATAAAGAAGATATAATCCCGATAATTAAAGATGTTAATGTTTTATATCATGAGAGTACTTTTCTTGATTCGGAAGAACATCTTTGTGAAAAAACAATGCACTCTACAGCCAAACAGGCAGCCACTATAGCCAAGCAGGCCAATGTTAAGCAATTGGTTTTAGGGCATTTTTCTACCCGATATGATTCTATAGAACCTTTTAAGGAACAGGCTCAAACTGTTTTTGAGAATGTGCATTTGGCTGATGACGGAAAAATATTTGAATTTTAG
- a CDS encoding ribonuclease Z, which produces MKVEEKGHTVTLKDTQGDIIAFRDKIEGEYNTFKKHNIVIDITQDVDVELKDILSFLSLSNKHRKSKKSFVVVVNDFDFNEVPDEMIVVPTVLEAHDIIEMEEIERDLGF; this is translated from the coding sequence ATGAAAGTAGAAGAAAAAGGACATACCGTTACTCTAAAAGATACCCAGGGCGATATTATAGCTTTCAGGGATAAGATAGAGGGCGAATACAATACATTCAAAAAACATAATATCGTTATTGATATTACTCAGGATGTTGATGTCGAGTTAAAAGACATCCTGTCTTTTCTTTCATTATCTAACAAACACAGGAAATCAAAAAAATCGTTTGTAGTTGTTGTAAACGATTTTGACTTTAATGAAGTGCCGGATGAAATGATAGTGGTGCCAACAGTTCTTGAGGCTCACGATATCATTGAAATGGAGGAGATTGAAAGAGACCTGGGCTTTTAA
- a CDS encoding aspartate carbamoyltransferase catalytic subunit translates to MKELSVNHLLGIKYINKADIDLIFETADHFKEVINRPIKKVPSLRDITIANIFFENSTRTKLSFELAQKRLSADVISFSAAQSSVKKGETLIDTVNNILSMKVDMVVMRHSNPGAAHFLSQNVGASIINAGDGAHEHPTQGLLDSYTIRERLGEVGGKKVVIVGDILHSRVALSNIFALQMQGAEVMVCGPKTLIPRYIDSLGVKVEPNLRKALEWCDVANMLRVQNERLDVNYFPSTREYTQQYGVDKELLDSLNKEIVIMHPGPINRGVEITSDVADSQQSVILNQVENGVAVRMAVIYLLASKIKQ, encoded by the coding sequence ATGAAAGAATTAAGCGTTAATCATTTATTAGGAATTAAATATATCAACAAAGCTGATATTGACCTTATTTTTGAAACGGCCGACCATTTTAAAGAAGTAATTAACCGACCTATTAAAAAAGTTCCTTCTCTAAGGGATATTACAATAGCTAATATATTTTTTGAGAACAGTACGCGTACTAAGCTTTCTTTTGAGCTTGCTCAAAAAAGACTTTCGGCAGATGTGATCAGTTTTTCGGCTGCACAGTCATCTGTAAAGAAAGGGGAAACGCTTATAGATACCGTAAATAATATACTTTCCATGAAAGTGGACATGGTGGTTATGCGTCACTCAAATCCGGGAGCTGCACACTTCCTTTCTCAAAATGTTGGAGCAAGTATTATTAATGCCGGAGACGGAGCCCATGAACACCCTACACAGGGATTGCTGGATTCTTATACTATAAGAGAAAGATTAGGTGAAGTAGGAGGTAAGAAGGTAGTTATTGTTGGAGATATACTTCACTCAAGAGTAGCACTTTCTAATATATTCGCATTACAGATGCAGGGTGCAGAAGTTATGGTTTGCGGACCAAAAACCCTTATACCAAGATATATTGATTCTTTAGGGGTTAAAGTTGAGCCTAACTTACGCAAAGCTTTAGAATGGTGTGATGTGGCTAATATGCTAAGAGTTCAAAATGAACGCCTTGATGTAAATTACTTCCCGTCTACCAGAGAATATACACAACAATACGGAGTTGATAAAGAATTACTTGATTCCCTAAACAAGGAAATTGTAATTATGCACCCGGGGCCAATTAACAGAGGTGTTGAGATTACAAGTGATGTAGCAGATTCTCAGCAGTCTGTAATATTAAATCAGGTTGAGAATGGGGTAGCGGTCAGGATGGCTGTTATCTATCTGTTAGCTTCAAAGATTAAGCAATAA
- the pyrR gene encoding bifunctional pyr operon transcriptional regulator/uracil phosphoribosyltransferase PyrR produces the protein MSHKILLTSKEVNIILNRLACQLIEKHLDFSDTILIGLQPRGRYLAERIKQLLEQEYNVKNVPLGFLDITFFRDDFRRSDKPLEANKTQIDFLVENKKVVFIDDVLYTGRSIRAALTAIQSFGRPSEIELLVLIDRRFSRHLPIQPDYRGRQVDAINDEKVKVTWEQNEGEDSVYLI, from the coding sequence ATGAGCCATAAAATATTGCTAACTTCAAAAGAAGTCAATATCATCCTTAATCGTTTGGCCTGCCAGTTAATTGAAAAACATCTTGATTTTTCGGATACGATACTTATTGGATTACAGCCCAGAGGCCGTTATCTGGCAGAACGTATAAAACAACTGCTTGAGCAGGAATACAATGTAAAAAACGTCCCGTTAGGGTTTTTGGATATTACTTTTTTCAGAGACGATTTTCGTAGGTCTGATAAGCCTTTAGAGGCTAATAAAACCCAAATAGACTTTTTGGTAGAAAATAAAAAGGTAGTTTTTATTGATGATGTATTGTATACAGGTAGAAGCATTCGTGCGGCACTAACTGCAATACAGTCTTTCGGGCGTCCGTCAGAAATAGAACTGCTTGTACTTATAGATAGGCGTTTTAGCCGTCATTTACCTATTCAGCCTGATTACAGGGGGAGGCAGGTAGATGCCATAAATGACGAAAAGGTAAAAGTAACCTGGGAGCAAAACGAAGGAGAGGATAGTGTTTATTTAATATAG
- the rho gene encoding transcription termination factor Rho — protein MFDISELKEMKLPELQEIAKKAKISKYRGLKKDELVYQILDHQAANPAQIKPLFDEPAPAAAKETAAPQAEKPKRARIANDKAPVNKKAPVKQEQPKQEETKVTAEKVVETKPVIQENAKEKNIVAKKADFKPQRPVKEPETTQQPAAEAKTEAPVQPKEDNRKKNIPDNRQKNQKPAESKSTKAQISEEERLAQIERANANNPNHPSYKKKQNFREPDYEFDGIIESEGVLEMMPDGYGFLRSSDYNYLASPDDIYLSNSQIRLFGLKTGDTVKGVVRPPKEGEKYFPLVRVLKINGHDPQVVRDRVSFEHLTPLFPEEKFNLANKQSTISTRIIDLFSPIGKGQRGMIVAQPKTGKTMLLKDIANSIAANHPEVYLIVLLIDERPEEVTDMQRSVRGEVIASTFDEPAERHVKVANIVLEKAKRLVECGHDVVILLDSITRLARAYNTVQPASGKVLSGGVDANALQKPKRFFGAARNIEGGGSLSIIATALTDTGSKMDEVIFEEFKGTGNMELQLDRKIANRRIFPAIDLTSSSTRRDDLLLDEKTIQRMWIMRKYLADMNPVEAMDFINDRFKKTRNNEEFLLSMNDD, from the coding sequence ATGTTTGATATTTCCGAACTAAAAGAAATGAAGCTTCCCGAGCTTCAGGAAATTGCTAAAAAAGCTAAGATCAGTAAATACCGCGGCTTAAAAAAAGACGAGCTTGTTTACCAGATTTTAGACCACCAGGCTGCAAACCCGGCACAAATAAAACCTTTATTTGATGAACCGGCACCGGCAGCAGCAAAAGAAACAGCTGCGCCACAGGCAGAAAAGCCAAAAAGAGCAAGGATTGCTAATGATAAAGCCCCTGTAAATAAAAAGGCTCCTGTAAAACAGGAACAACCTAAACAGGAAGAGACTAAAGTTACTGCTGAAAAGGTTGTCGAAACAAAACCGGTTATACAGGAAAATGCAAAAGAGAAAAATATAGTGGCTAAAAAAGCTGACTTTAAACCTCAGCGCCCTGTAAAAGAGCCTGAAACTACACAGCAGCCGGCTGCTGAAGCAAAAACAGAAGCACCTGTTCAGCCAAAAGAAGATAACAGGAAGAAAAATATACCGGATAACAGGCAGAAAAACCAAAAACCTGCAGAAAGTAAGTCCACAAAAGCTCAGATATCGGAAGAAGAGCGTTTAGCGCAAATAGAACGTGCTAATGCAAACAATCCAAATCATCCGAGTTATAAGAAGAAGCAAAATTTCAGAGAACCCGATTATGAGTTCGACGGAATTATTGAGAGTGAAGGTGTTCTTGAAATGATGCCTGATGGCTATGGTTTCTTACGTTCATCTGACTATAATTACCTGGCATCTCCGGATGATATTTATTTATCAAACTCTCAAATACGACTTTTTGGTCTAAAAACAGGAGATACTGTAAAAGGTGTGGTTCGCCCTCCTAAAGAAGGGGAGAAATACTTCCCGTTAGTTAGGGTATTAAAAATTAACGGACACGATCCTCAGGTTGTAAGGGACAGGGTTTCTTTTGAGCACCTTACACCACTTTTCCCTGAAGAAAAGTTTAATCTTGCTAATAAGCAAAGTACTATATCTACAAGAATTATTGATTTGTTTTCACCTATAGGTAAAGGTCAGCGTGGTATGATCGTTGCCCAGCCTAAAACAGGTAAAACAATGCTTTTAAAGGATATTGCTAACTCTATAGCAGCAAATCATCCTGAAGTTTACCTGATTGTATTACTTATTGATGAAAGACCTGAAGAGGTTACTGATATGCAGCGTAGTGTAAGAGGAGAAGTTATTGCTTCAACTTTTGATGAACCTGCAGAACGCCACGTAAAGGTTGCAAACATAGTGCTTGAAAAAGCCAAGCGCCTTGTAGAGTGTGGCCACGACGTGGTTATACTTCTTGACTCTATTACCCGTTTGGCAAGAGCTTACAATACAGTTCAGCCTGCTTCAGGTAAAGTATTAAGTGGTGGTGTTGATGCAAATGCACTTCAAAAACCAAAACGTTTCTTTGGTGCTGCACGTAACATAGAAGGAGGAGGATCTTTAAGTATTATTGCTACAGCCCTTACAGATACCGGTTCTAAAATGGACGAAGTTATCTTTGAAGAATTTAAAGGTACAGGTAATATGGAGCTTCAGCTTGATCGTAAGATTGCCAACAGACGTATATTCCCGGCTATCGACCTTACTTCTTCAAGTACACGTAGGGATGACCTTCTTCTTGATGAGAAAACAATACAGCGTATGTGGATCATGAGGAAATATCTTGCGGATATGAACCCGGTTGAAGCTATGGACTTTATAAACGACCGATTCAAGAAAACAAGAAACAATGAAGAGTTTCTTCTTTCCATGAACGATGACTAA
- a CDS encoding DUF4293 domain-containing protein, producing the protein MLQRIQTVYLFIAFVAAGVLPFVFPLWVTAAGEEYFFMKNLAFIALFGLSTTLSIISIVSFKKRKSQFVMGRLNIILNLILLGLFIIRLLNLSGETNKDLIVSEKGIGMILPIISIVFLSLANKAIKKDEDLVKSVDRLR; encoded by the coding sequence ATGTTACAGCGAATACAAACAGTATATCTATTTATAGCCTTTGTTGCTGCAGGTGTTTTACCTTTTGTTTTTCCTTTATGGGTTACGGCTGCCGGGGAAGAATATTTTTTTATGAAAAACCTGGCGTTTATTGCGCTGTTTGGCCTTAGTACGACACTTTCAATTATAAGTATCGTATCATTTAAGAAAAGAAAAAGCCAGTTTGTAATGGGCAGGCTTAATATAATATTAAATTTAATTTTATTAGGATTATTTATAATTCGGCTGCTAAACTTATCCGGAGAAACTAATAAGGATCTTATTGTTTCTGAGAAGGGTATTGGGATGATTCTTCCGATTATTTCTATCGTTTTTTTAAGCCTTGCCAATAAGGCAATCAAAAAGGACGAAGATCTCGTAAAATCAGTAGATCGATTAAGGTAA
- the lpdA gene encoding dihydrolipoyl dehydrogenase: MSSFDVVVIGSGPGGYVAAIRCAQLGFNTAIIEKYPTLGGTCLNVGCIPSKALLDSSHHYHDAISHFKEHGIDIPGEIKVNFEQMIARKQGVVDQNVSGIKYLMDKNKITVFAGVGSFEDATHIKVTTNDGSEEVIEAKNTIIATGSKPSSLPFIKIDKERIITSTEALKLKEVPKHLIVIGGGVIGLELGQVYLRLGAQVSVVEYLDRIIPGMDGGLSKELTKVLKKQGMKFYTSHKVKSVERSGEGVQVQAENAKGETITLDGDYSLVSVGRRPFTDGLNADKAGIKVSDRGMIEVNDHLQTNVSNIYAIGDVVRGAMLAHKAEEEGVFVAETLAGQKPHIDYNLIPGVVYTWPEVAAVGKTEEQLKEAGVEYKSGSFPFKALGRSRASMDTDGFVKILADAKTDEVLGVHMIGARVADLIAEAVTAMEFKASAEDISRMSHAHPTYAEAVKEAALAATDNRALHV, translated from the coding sequence ATGAGTTCATTTGACGTAGTCGTTATAGGCTCTGGACCCGGCGGATATGTAGCTGCAATCCGTTGTGCTCAATTAGGTTTTAATACCGCAATCATAGAAAAATACCCTACACTTGGCGGTACTTGCCTTAACGTAGGTTGTATTCCATCTAAAGCTCTACTTGATTCTTCTCACCATTATCACGATGCTATATCTCACTTTAAGGAGCATGGTATTGATATTCCGGGAGAGATAAAAGTTAACTTTGAGCAAATGATTGCCCGTAAACAGGGAGTTGTAGATCAGAACGTTAGCGGAATTAAATACCTTATGGACAAAAACAAGATAACTGTTTTTGCCGGTGTTGGTTCATTTGAAGATGCCACTCATATTAAAGTGACTACAAATGACGGTTCTGAAGAGGTTATCGAAGCTAAAAATACTATTATAGCTACAGGTTCTAAACCATCTTCATTGCCTTTTATCAAAATAGACAAAGAAAGAATAATTACTTCTACAGAAGCACTTAAACTTAAAGAAGTACCTAAACACCTTATCGTTATTGGTGGTGGTGTTATTGGTCTTGAGTTAGGTCAGGTTTACCTTCGCCTTGGAGCTCAGGTATCTGTAGTGGAGTATCTGGACAGAATTATTCCTGGTATGGATGGTGGTTTATCAAAAGAACTTACTAAAGTACTTAAAAAACAAGGTATGAAATTCTATACTTCTCACAAAGTGAAATCTGTAGAGAGAAGTGGAGAAGGAGTACAGGTACAGGCAGAAAACGCTAAAGGAGAAACGATTACTCTTGATGGTGATTACTCTTTAGTTTCTGTAGGTCGTCGTCCTTTTACAGACGGATTAAATGCTGATAAAGCAGGAATTAAAGTTTCTGACAGGGGAATGATAGAGGTTAACGATCATTTACAAACTAATGTATCTAATATCTATGCTATTGGTGACGTAGTACGTGGTGCTATGCTTGCTCACAAAGCAGAGGAAGAAGGTGTATTTGTAGCAGAGACTCTTGCAGGACAAAAACCACATATTGATTATAACCTGATACCTGGTGTAGTTTATACATGGCCTGAGGTTGCTGCTGTTGGTAAAACAGAAGAGCAATTAAAAGAGGCTGGTGTTGAGTACAAGTCAGGTAGTTTCCCTTTCAAAGCATTAGGTCGTTCTCGTGCAAGTATGGATACTGACGGATTTGTAAAAATCCTTGCTGATGCAAAAACTGATGAAGTTCTTGGTGTACACATGATTGGTGCCCGTGTTGCCGATTTAATTGCTGAGGCTGTTACAGCTATGGAGTTTAAAGCGTCTGCAGAGGATATTTCAAGAATGTCTCATGCTCACCCTACTTATGCTGAAGCTGTAAAAGAGGCTGCACTTGCTGCAACTGATAACAGAGCATTACACGTATAA